In a single window of the Cucumis melo cultivar AY chromosome 11, USDA_Cmelo_AY_1.0, whole genome shotgun sequence genome:
- the LOC103490569 gene encoding ankyrin repeat-containing protein At5g02620, producing MSESNRAPPQAAETSLPRKKMTKQLTGKRDDTPLHSAARAGNLTAAMEILTDTDEMDLRELLAKQNHSGETALYVAAEYGYVDLVRELLKYYDLADAEIKARNGFDAFHIATKQGDLEILKVLMEAHPELSMTVDISNTTALHTAATQGHIEIVDFLLEAGSGLATIARSNGKTALHSAARNGHLQVVRALLAKEPIVATRTDKKGQTALQMASKGQNLEVVEELIKADPSSINMVDNKGNTALHIAARKGRAEIVRMLLRQNETNTKAVNRSGETALDTAEKTGNPDIALILKEHGVQTAKAIKPEVKNPARELKQTVSDIKHEVHYQLEHTRQTRRRVQGIAERLNKMHTEGLNNAINSTTVVAVLIATVAFAAIFTVPGQYVDDPEDVPAGFSLGEANIAPKAPFIIFFIFDSIALFISLAVVVVQTSVVVIESQAKKQMMAIINKLMWLACVLISVAFLALSFVVVGEREKWLAIGVTLIGTTIMATTLGTMCYWVIKHRIEASNLRSIRKSSMGGSRSKSCSLSVMSDSEILNNEFKKMYAI from the exons ATGTCAGAATCAAACAGAGCGCCGCCGCAGGCGGCGGAGACAAGTTTGCCGAGGAAGAAGATGACGAAGCAATTGACGGGAAAAAGAGACGACACACCATTACATTCCGCCGCGAGAGCCGGAAATCTAACGGCGGCGATGGAAATTTTGACGGACACCGATGAGATGGATTTGAGAGAATTACTGGCAAAGCAGAATCATTCCGGCGAAACAGCGTTATACGTGGCGGCGGAGTACGGATACGTTGATTTAGtaagagaattgttgaaatattaCGATCTGGCTGATGCTGAGATCAAAGCAAGAAATGGATTTGATGCTTTTCACATTGCAACAAAACAGGGTGATTTGg AAATATTGAAAGTTTTAATGGAGGCCCATCCGGAATTATCCATGACAGTCGACATATCGAACACGACCGCATTGCATACGGCGGCAACGCAAGGCCATATCGAGATTGTGGACTTTCTATTGGAAGCCGGTAGCGGATTGGCCACCATTGCTAGAAGCAATGGTAAAACTGCTCTGCATTCTGCTGCTAGAAATGGACATTTGCAAGTGGTTAGAGCGCTTCTTGCGAAGGAGCCGATCGTGGCAACACGAACGGACAAGAAAGGACAGACCGCGCTGCAAATGGCGTCGAAAGGGCAGAACCTCGAGGTGGTGGAAGAGCTGATCAAGGCGGATCCATCCTCTATCAATATGGTCGACAATAAAGGCAACACTGCCCTACATATCGCTGCAAGAAAGGGCAGAGCTGAG ATTGTTAGAATGCTTCTCAGGCAAAATGAAACAAATACGAAGGCGGTGAATCGGTCGGGGGAGACAGCTCTCGACACGGCAGAGAAAACAGGGAACCCGGACATAGCTTTGATTCTAAAAGAGCATGGTGTACAAACTGCAAAAGCAATCAAACCAGAAGTGAAAAATCCAGCAAGGGAATTAAAGCAAACAGTAAGCGACATAAAACACGAAGTTCATTACCAATTAGAACACACTCGACAAACCCGAAGACGAGTCCAAGGAATAGCGGAACGCCTAAACAAAATGCACACTGAGGGCCTAAACAATGCCATAAATTCAACAACTGTGGTTGCTGTTCTTATAGCCACAGTAGCATTTGCAGCCATTTTCACCGTCCCCGGTCAATACGTGGATGATCCAGAAGACGTGCCGGCAGGTTTTTCCCTGGGCGAAGCGAATATCGCCCCTAAAGCTCCATTTATAATCTTTTTCATCTTTGATTCAATAGCCCTTTTCATATCACTAGCTGTTGTGGTAGTTCAAACTTCAGTTGTGGTTATAGAAAGCCAAGCCAAGAAGCAAATGATGGCCATTATAAACAAGCTAATGTGGCTCGCTTGCGTGCTCATCTCCGTCGCGTTCTTGGCACTTTCGTTTGTCGTTGTTGGAGAGCGCGAGAAATGGCTCGCCATCGGCGTCACGCTCATTGGAACGACCATAATGGCTACGACATTGGGGACAATGTGCTATTGGGTAATCAAACATAGAATTGAAGCATCAAATCTAAGGAGCATAAGGAAGTCTTCAATGGGAGGAAGCAGATCAAAATCTTGTTCCCTCTCAGTCATGTCTGATTCTGAGATACTTAACAATGAGTTCAAGAAAATGTATgcaatttaa